In the Granulosicoccus antarcticus IMCC3135 genome, CATGTTCAGAGTTCATTGAAATTGCCACTTCCTGAATCAGCTTTCACTTGCACGAGCAATGTCAATTTGTGAATAGTTATCGGCATTCGATGCTGAAAGCTGAGCACGTGCATTCATGTCTCCGATTTTTTCCAGCAACGCAGGAATTGCATCAACTCTTCTGGCCGCTATCGCAGATTCGAGCTCATCTGCAGGCTCGGTAAACACATCAAACCCCAAGGTCCCACCAGTACCTTTCAACCATCGAGACAGAGTTTCCAGTTTGTCGTAATCCTGTTCTACCCAAGCCTGTTGCATCGCCTGCTCTCTGGTGTTCAGCATGTCCAGAAAATCATCAATCAAGGCTTGCATATTTGCGACCCCTGCAAGTCGTGACACAATGGGTGCCGGCTCAACCACGCCTCTGATAACAGCCTCTGTATTAACCATGCAATCCGCAGTAGGTTCAGCTTCTAAAGATCTTATGCTCCGATTAGAAGCAGATGACTCTATTAGAACAGGTAATTGGCCGACGCCTTGAACACGCGCCGCAGTTTTCCACAATTCATGCATCGAAGCCATGACCAGCGTGGTATCGCCATCAATAGCTGCTGTTTCAAGCTGCCCTGCTGAGTGAGTGAAGCAATCGAATCCTACTGTGCCACCAGTGCCCTTGAGCCAATGTGCAAGATTGGCTAAATCGCGATAGTTCTGCCTATCAAACGCATCACTCATCTCTTGCAACTTATCGCCCAACATATTCGTAAAACTAGTTACCAGCTCAGCAAACTCAGCACTTACTCCGCTCAAAGTAGATACGATTGGTGAGTTTTCTTCCGACATCTCGGTCGATCTGTCGGACCGTGCGATATAGCTGGATCTACTCTTTTTCTCTTTTTCTGCAACAGGCTCCGCCTTGAGAATCGCTGCCAGCTTGGCCGTGAAAATATCAATATCGATTGGCTTGGTGAAATAGTCTGAAAAACCAGCATCCTTACATTCTTTTTCGAAGCCTTTCATGGCGTTTGCTGTAAGCGCAATAACAGGTTTTTGAAACCCTCTGGAGCGCAGTGCCGTGGTGGCTGCAAAACCATCCAGTACCGGCATCTGTACATCCATCAGAATCAGATCGTATTCGGATTCAGCAGCCAGATCGAGAGCAACCTGCCCGTTTTCAGCCTCATCGACAATCATTCCATAGTCTTGCAGTACCAGTTTGACTAGTTGGCGGTTCGCCGGACTATCGTCGACGACCAAAATACGAGCATCTGGAAACATCCAGCCACTGCTACTGTCTACAATCTGGACTGCAGCAGCGTCGAGAACCTGATCACCTTCAACCCAAACAGCTCCTGCAACAGACTCGGCACTCAGATGCACATGGAAGGTACTGCCTTGACCAATCTCGCTTTTGACCGAGATGTCACCACCCATGGCACGCGCAAAATTTCGACTGATAGATAGACCAAGACCCGTACCGCCAAATTGGCGAGTGATTGAGCTGTCAGCTTGTGCAAAAGCATCAAATATTATATCGAGTGCATCAGCAGACATACCGACCCCTGTGTCGACAATATCTATCTCAAACCGAATGCAGTCAGCGGCGCTCTCTGCACGGACACGGACCAGCACCTCGACAACTCCTTCGTCTGTAAACTTGATAGCGTTTCCAACAAGATTGGTTACGATCTGACGAATACGCCCGGGATCGCTGAGTATTCTCACAGGTACACTACCCTGCACCTGTAGTTGGAGTGCCACCCCTTTTTCGTTCGCCTTTACATGCAGCACCCGTACGACTTCCTGAATCACAC is a window encoding:
- a CDS encoding hybrid sensor histidine kinase/response regulator — translated: MKLNARSRIAFGQIGLLISILLGASFFGLVPDQNASIREGRTAIAEALAANSSALITQYDLRRLEADLQLVVDRNADLLSAGLRTIEGRLIADVDSHRDSWRLDDSDYSTDSQIKVPIWAGSSQWGHVELRFKPLGHEGWLGILNDPLIKLILFVCVSSFIGFYFYLGKMLKHLDPSQAIPGRVRSALDTMAEGLVVLDGKEQIALANSAFEKLLGKTPDELLGVDIGSLPWCDAQGGLLEAQERPWRRALQSGLAEINQRIRLTLVDSTHLTFMINCSPVLGSGGGTHVGVLISFDDVTKLEEQEIELLKSKQQAEEANQAKSVFLANMSHEIRTPMNAILGFTELLRRGISKDEAESRRHLETVYSSGKHLLNLINDILDLSKVEAGKYELEQIDCDPYSVIQEVVRVLHVKANEKGVALQLQVQGSVPVRILSDPGRIRQIVTNLVGNAIKFTDEGVVEVLVRVRAESAADCIRFEIDIVDTGVGMSADALDIIFDAFAQADSSITRQFGGTGLGLSISRNFARAMGGDISVKSEIGQGSTFHVHLSAESVAGAVWVEGDQVLDAAAVQIVDSSSGWMFPDARILVVDDSPANRQLVKLVLQDYGMIVDEAENGQVALDLAAESEYDLILMDVQMPVLDGFAATTALRSRGFQKPVIALTANAMKGFEKECKDAGFSDYFTKPIDIDIFTAKLAAILKAEPVAEKEKKSRSSYIARSDRSTEMSEENSPIVSTLSGVSAEFAELVTSFTNMLGDKLQEMSDAFDRQNYRDLANLAHWLKGTGGTVGFDCFTHSAGQLETAAIDGDTTLVMASMHELWKTAARVQGVGQLPVLIESSASNRSIRSLEAEPTADCMVNTEAVIRGVVEPAPIVSRLAGVANMQALIDDFLDMLNTREQAMQQAWVEQDYDKLETLSRWLKGTGGTLGFDVFTEPADELESAIAARRVDAIPALLEKIGDMNARAQLSASNADNYSQIDIARASES